CTAGACGGAAAGACCCCGTGAACCTTTACTATAGCTTTGCACTGGACTTTGAATTTGCTTGTGTAGGATAGGTGGGAGGCTTTGAAGCGTGGACGCCAGTTCGCGTGGAGCCAACCTTGAAATACCACCCTGGCAACTTTGAGGTTCTAACTCAGGTCCGTTATCCGGATCGAGGACAGTGTATGGTGGGTAGTTTGACTGGGGCGGTCTCCTCCTAAAGAGTAACGGAGGAGTACGAAGGTGCGCTCAGACCGGTCGGAAATCGGTCGTAGAGTATAAAGGCAAAAGCGCGCTTGACTGCGAGACAGACACGTCGAGCAGGTACGAAAGTAGGTCTTAGTGATCCGGTGGTTCTGTATGGAAGGGCCATCGCTCAACGGATAAAAGGTACTCCGGGGATAACAGGCTGATACCGCCCAAGAGTTCATATCGACGGCGGTGTTTGGCACCTCGATGTCGGCTCATCACATCCTGGGGCTGAAGCCGGTCCCAAGGGTATGGCTGTTCGCCATTTAAAGTGGTACGCGAGCTGGGTTTAGAACGTCGTGAGACAGTTCGGTCCCTATCTGCCGTGGACGTTTGAGATTTGAGAGGGGCTGCTCCTAGTACGAGAGGACCGGAGTGGACGAACCTCTGGTGTTCCGGTTGTCACGCCAGTGGCATTGCCGGGTAGCTATGTTCGGAATAGATAACCGCTGAAAGCATCTAAGCGGGAAACTAGCCTCAAGATGAGATCTCACTGGGACCTTGAGTCCCCTGAAGGGCCGTCGAAGACTACGACGTTGATAGGTTGGGTGTGTAAGCGCTGTGAGGCGTTGAGCTAACCAATACTAATTGCCCGTGAGGCTTGACCATATAACACCCAAGCAATTTGACTACTCGAAAGAGCATCAGATTGCGGTGTGTGAAGACGCAATGAACCGAAAGTTCGACTGTGCACAAAGCCACACGCAAATACCGACAGCTGTCACATACCCAATTTGCTGAAGCGCGGCCCTCTGGCCACGATTTGGTACCCGAATTTCTTGACGACCATAGAGCCTTGGAACCACCTGATCCCATCCCGAACTCAGTAGTGAAACGATGCATCGCCGATGGTAGTGTGGGGTTTCCCCATGTGAGAGTAGGTCATCGTCAAGATTAAATTCCGAAACCCCTATCTGCGTATGCAGGTAGGGGTTTTGTTTGTCCGGTGGAAAAGTACCTGAATCCTTCCTCACAAATTTGCACAGTTATTTTCGGTTCAGGCCACTAGAATAGGCCCACCTTTTTCGGAACAAGAGTCTCATATGCCAGATCCGGTTGACGCCCCAAGGCTGTCAGACTTACCGCTGGACGACTTGATAGCGTGTCATGAGTGCGACCTGCTGATGCGCAAGCCCGAACTCGCCCATGGCGAGAAAGCGCTCTGTCCACGCTGCGGTTATGAGCTCTATGCGCATCGGCACAATGTCATTCAGCGCAGCCTCGCCTTGGTCATCGCCGCACTGTTGTTATACATCCCGGCGAACTTTTTACCGATCATGCAGCTCAATCTACTCGGGCAAACGTCGCAAGACACTGTCTGGTCTGGCGTCCTCGGCCTGTTCAATACCGGCATGCAAGGCGTTGCAGTGGTCGTGTTCCTGTGCAGCATGGGCATTCCATTACTGAAGTTGGTCTGTCAGTTGGCCGTGCTCCTGAGCATTCGCTTTAATGTCGGGCGCAGTTACGGCTTATTGCTCTATCGCATTTATCACCACCTTCGGGATTGGGGAATGCTCGAGGTTTACCTCATGGGCGTGCTGGTCGCGATCGTCAAGTTGGCCGATATGGCAGCCATCACCGTCAGTCTTGGCTTGGCGTGCTTCATCAGTTTGTTGTTGGTCCAGGTGTGGTTGGAGGTAGTGATGTCGCCTCACCAGATCTGGCAGGCTTTGTCAGGAGAGGATGCCCATGCGGGCGATTGATGCAGGCATTCTGATGTGTATCGAATGCCATGAGTTGAACAAGCAGCAACCGGACATCGACGAGCAGATCTGCACCCGTTGCGGTGCGCAAGTGCATGCCCGTCGGCCAAACAGCTTGAAGCGCACCTGGGCATTACTGGTCACCGCCGCGATTCTCTACATCCCGGCGAATATGTTGCCGATCATGACCGTCAGCTCGCTGGGCAAAGGCGATCCGAGCACCATCATGTCCGGCGTGATTCAGCTGGTTCAGCACGGCATGATTCCGATTGCTGCCGTGGTATTTATCGCCAGCATCCTGGTGCCCACCTTCAAACTCGTCGGCATCGCGTTGCTGCTGTTTTCGGTGCAACGTCGCCAGCCTCTGTCGGCACGCCAGCGCATCGTGATGTACCGCTTTATCGAATTCATCGGCCGCTGGTCCATGCTCGACATCTTCGTGATCGCCATCCTGGTGGCGGTCGTGAATTTCGGACGGCTTGCCAGCGTCGAAGCCAACCTCGGCGCCATCGCCTTCGCCAGTGTGGTGATTTTGACCATGCTTGCCGCAGTTACTTTCGATCCCCGACTGATTTGGGATAACACGGAGTCGGACGACGACCATGACTGATTTGCCTACCGCTAAAACCCGACCGGCCTCCAACTGGTCTGCAATCTGGGTCCTGCCATTGATCGCCCTGATCATCGGCGGCTGGCTCGGCTGGCGTGCCTACAACGAAACCGGGATCGAGATTCAAGTGCGCTTCGAAAGCGGCGAGGGCATCCAGGCCAACAAGACCGAAGTGGTCTACAAAGGCATGTCGGTCGGTAAGGTGAAGACTCTCAAACTCGACGACGAAGGCAGCTCCAAAGGGGTGATCGCCACTGTCGAAATGAACAAGGACGTCGAGCAATACCTCAAGACCAGCACGCGTTTCTGGCTGGTCAAGCCGAGCGTCAGTCTGGCCGGTATCACTGGCCTGGAAACACTCGTGTCGGGTAACTACGTGGCCATCAGTCCCGGTGAAGGCGAGCCGACGCGCAAGTTCAAGGCGCTGGCCGAAGAACCGCCGCTGTCGGACTCCAAGCCCGGTCTGCACCTCACCATCAAGGCTGATCGTCTCGGTTCGCTGAATCGCGGCAGCCCGGTGTTCTACAAACAGATCAAAGTCGGCCAGGTCAAAAGCTACCTGTTGTCCGAGGATCAGAGCACGGTCGAGCTCAAGGTCTTTATCGAGCCGACTTACGCCAGCCTCGTGCGCAAACATACGCGGTTCTGGAACTCCAGTGGCATCAGCATTGACGCCAACCTGTCCGGCGTGAAAATCCGCAGCGAATCCCTGGCCAGCATCGTTGCCGGCGGCATCGCGTTCGCCACACCGGAGAATCGCAAGGACAGCCCGGCCACCGATCCGAGCCTGCCATTCCGGCTCTATGAAGACTTCGATGCGGCGGCAGCGGGGATTCGGGTCAAGGTCAAACTGAGTGATTTCGAAGGCCTGCAGGCTGGCCGCACGCCGGTTATGTACAAAGGCATTCAAGTCGGTAACTTGAAAGCGCTGAAGATTGATCCGGACCTGTCCGCTGCCACTGCCGAATTGACCCTTGATCCGCTGGCCGAGGATTACCTGGTCGCGGGCACGCAGTTTTGGGTGGTCAAGCCGTCGATTTCGCTGGCCGGCATCACCGGACTGGAAGCGCTGGTGAAGGGCAACTACATCGCCATTCGTCCCGGCGACAAGGGCGGCGAGCCGCAGCGCGAGTTCGTCGCGCGACCCAAGGCGCCGCCGCTCGACCTGCGTTCGCCGGGCTTGCACCTGGTGCTGTTCACCGAAAGCCTGGGTTCGCTGGAAGTCGGCAGCCCGATTCTCTACAAGCAGGTCAAAGTCGGTTCGGTGCAGAGCTATCAGTTCTCCAAGACCAAGAAACAATTGATCATCGGTGTGCACATCGAGAAGGAATACGAAGGACTGGTCAACGCCTCGACGCGCTTCTGGAACGCCAGCGGCGTCACGCTCAGCGGTGGTTTGACCGGCGGCATTCAGGTCAAAAGTGAATCGTTGCAAAGCCTGATGGCTGGCGGTATCGCTTTCGAAACCCCGGAAGCCAAAGCGCCGCTGCAAAAGAAGATCCCGCGTTTCCGTCTGTTCCCGAGTCACGACGAAGCGAACCAGAAAGGCGCTGTGGTCACCATCAAAGTTGATCGTGCAGACGGCTTGCGCACCGGCACGCCGATCCGCTTCAAGGGTCTGGACGTCGGCAAGATCGAGGACGTCGACCTCACGGACGATTTGCAGTCAGTGATACTCACGGCGCGAATCACCGAAGTGCCGGAGCGCATTGCGCGGGTTGGCAGTCAGTTCTGGGTGGTCAAACCCGAGCTTGGGTTGATCAAGACCTCGAACCTGGAAACGCTGGTCACCGGTCAATACATCGAAGTGCAACCGGCGGCGAAAAACCAGGGGCCGCAGAAGAACTTCGTGGCGTTGGCCAATCCTCCAGAGCTGACCAAAGCCGAGGCCGGTTTGAGCCTGGTCTTGAGCGCGGCGCGTCGCGGCTCGCTGAAAACCGGGGTGCCGGTGACATACCGCGAAATCACCGTGGGCAAAGTGACCGGTTATGAACTGGGCCAAACCGCGGATCGCGTGTTGGTGCACATCCTGATCGAGCCGAAATATGCGCCACTGGTGCGCAGCGGCACGCGTTTCTGGAACAGCAGTGGATTTGGCTTCGATTACGGCTTGTTCAAAGGCGCGACGATGCGCACCGAATCGCTGGAAACCCTGATTCAGGGCGGCATCGCTTTTGCCACGCCGGACGGCGAGCGCATGGGCAACCCGGCGCGACCTGAGCAGACTTTCCCGTTGTTCGACAAGTTTGAGGATGAGTGGCTGACCTGGGCGCCGAAGATTTCACTCGGCAAGTAGGGTTTGTGGTGGTTGTGCTGCCGCTATCGCGAGCAAGCTCGCTCCCACAGTTTGATCGCATTCTCATGAAATAAACGCGGTCACCTGTGGGAGCGAGCCTGCTCGCGATGAGGCCCTGAAACTCACAACAAATCCCAAGCCATAAAAAAGGGCCGCGATCCAAACAGATCGCGGCCCTTTTTTTGGCCTTTCAGTTAAAGCCGATCAAACCGCGTCCAGCTCCGGCTCATCCGCTCCCACGTTCACCGGCGCCTTCACCTCATCGTGGCGACGGATGTACTTCCAGTCCGACTCATCAATGTAGATGCCGTTTGGCCCGCTGCCACCTTCCAGGTCGATCGCCACACTGGCGCAAACCTGCGGTTTCACACTCGCCAGAATCGGCACGAAGCCCAGTTGCAGACTGGTTTCCAGCAGCGCTGCCTGGTTCTTCTCGTCGATATCTGCCGCCTCGTCGAGGTAGTACGGCAGGCGCACGCGACCGGCCTGGTCGCGGTCCATCAAGTGCAGCAACAAATACATGTTGGTCAGCGCCTTGATCGTCATCGTCGTGCCGTTCGATGCCGCGCCGTCGATGTCGGTGTGAATCACCGGTTGGCCGTTGACCTTGGTGATCTCGAACGCCAATTCGAACAAATCTTTGAGCCCGAGCTGGTTGTGGTTCGCCGCCACCAGCCGCGCCAGGTATTCCTTGGCTTCTTCGTTCTTGTTGTCCTGATCGGCGCTTCGGCTCAGGTCGAACACCGACAGCGTTTCGCCTTCTTCATACTGGCCAGCGCTGTGGATGATCTGGTCGATGTGCTTGAGCGCTTCTTTGTTCGGCGCGAGGACGATGCGGAAGCTCTGCAGGTTGGAGACCTGACGCTTGTTGATCTCACGGTTGAACAGCGCCAGTTGATGCTCGAGGCTGTCGTAGTCGCTGCGAATATTGCGCAAGGTCCGCGCGATATCGGTAACCGCCGCACGGCGCGCCTTGCCGAGGGTCAGCGCTTCGTCGGTGCGGTGCGCATAGGCGTTGATCAGCAATTGCAGACGCCGCTCCATGTCGTCTTCGCTGTCGAACTTGGCCACGCCCTTGAGGCGAACCTGCGCGTACAACGCTTCGATCTGCCCGTCGCTGCGCTGCAAACCCTGCCAACTGTCCTGATAGTCGTTGAGCAGCGGCAACAGGTTATCCATGGAATCGTCGATCGGGTCCATGAACGGCGTGCCGAACGGCAAGTCGGCCGGCAACAACTGGCGGCGGCGCAGGGCGTCGTCGAGGGTGCGTTGCTTGGCCTCCATGTCGCCGATCTGCCGCCCGACCAATTGCAGCTTGGCCGACAGTTGCTGGACGCGTTCGGTGAAGGCATCACTGGAACGCTTCAACTCTTCCTGCGCGGCTTCCATCTGCGCCAGTTGCTCAAGCTTGTCGTCTTCCTCGGCGCTCAGGGTTTGCGCGCGGCGGAAATCTTCCAGCGCTTTCTGCGCGTCCAGCACTTGCTGGTACAGCGCTTCAGTCTGAGTCTTGCTCGCCGCGCGGTCGGCTGCCACGGCTTGCTGGGTTTTCAGTTGCTTGAGTTCTTTGTCCAGGCGTTCTTTCTGGTCCCGCAACGCGGCGCGGTCCGCCAGGGCTTGCAGGGCCGGCGGCTCGATGTGCGAGATGTCGATCGACAGCCCCGGCACTTCGAAACGCTCACCTTTGAAGCCATCGAGAATCAGCTCCAGCGATTTCACCCACTGGCCGTCTTCATCGAGGGTAATCCCGTGTTCGCCCAACGGCAGGCTGAACAGCGCGCTGTTGAACAGACGCATAAGGCGCTCGACGTCTTGCTGTGAAAACTCTTCGCGCAGACGTGCGTAGCTGTTGTTGTCGGCATGATCGAGTTGCTGTTTCACCGACTTCAGGCGTTTTTCCAGTTCGCGCAAACGCTCTTCGAGGTCTTCGGCGCTGAACTGCCGCGACTGCGCCAGCGCACCGGCCAATTCGTCGTGCGCATCCTTGGCCGCGAGCAGTTGTTGCTCCAGAACCTTGACGTCAGTGACCAGGGCAAAACGATGCTTGAGCACCGACAATTCGCCGAGCCAGCGCTGGATGCCGGTGATTTCGCGCTCCAGGCGCATCAGTTCCTGAGTGCCGCCGCGCTGATCGTTTTGCAGCGCGTCCTGCTCGTTGCGGTAATGTTCGGCCTGAATCGTCAGCTCTTCCTTGCGCGCACTGGCGTAGTCCGACCAAGTGCCGAGCAACGAATCGAGCAGCGGCGAGATGCGATGCAGCTTGCCGCGCAGGATGTTGCGCTGGGCCACGCCCGACGCCAGCGCTTCAACCAACGGGCCGGCGGTAACCAGCGAGTTGTAGTCCTGTTCCATGCGTCGTACATCGCGGAAGGCTTCTTCGCACGCGGCGATGTAATCGACGCTACCGGAACGCAAGCTGTGCTCGAAGGCATCGAGGAACAATTGCTTGAGCTTGGCCGCGGTGATTTCGCGCATGTGCAGCAAGTTGATGAACAACGCGCGGAAGGTCTTCAGGCTCTGCTCGCTGGTGGAACGCAGCGGAATCAGCGTCAGGTCCAGCGGCACCGACGTGTGGCCGCCCACCAGCAAACGGCGCAATTCATCAGGCTTCAGTTCGTAGGCTTTCAGGCCTTCGCGCTCAAGGTTGGTGAACAGTTCTTTCTGGCGCAGGCAGGTGTCGTTCTTCTGGTAATGCGCCAGGTCCAGCTTGCCGGCGTAGGCAAAGAACTGGTGACCGAAACCACCGCCCGGGCCGCGCCCGACCACGCCGATCACGTGTGGGCCGTGAGGCAGCGAAACTTCGACGAGGATGTAACTAGTGTCAGAGGCGAAGTAGAAACGTCGCGATTGCTCAAGGCTGTACTTGCCGAAACTCATGTCCGACATGCGCGCCAGAATCGGAAACTGCAAAGCGTTGATCGACGCCGATTTGCCGAGGTTGTTCGCGCCGTAGACTGACAACGGTTCTTCCAGCGGAAACAGGCCGAGGCTGTAACCGGCGGTGTTCAACAGGGCGAAGCGGCGAATGCCGTAGCGTTCCTTGCTCATGCGTCGGTCTCCTGTTCTTCGGCAATGGCGCGGGCCATGGCGTCTTCTTCGCTTTCTTCAGCGAAGTCGCTGAGATCGAGCGGGTCATCGGTTTCCAGCAGTTTTTCGTCACTGTCGTCATCGATCAACACTGGCACCGGCAGCGGCAACACGCTGTGCAGACTGGCCGCCAGATCGCGGTCCTGCTGAACCGACAGGCAGACATCGAGGAAACGGTGCATCGGCGGCAGAAAGCGGTAGATGCCGTTTTCTTCGCCGGCGAAACCGAGTTGCGTCATGCGGCGCATGATTTTTTCTTCGAGTTCTTCGACGGTCTGTACTTCGGCCTGAATGAACAGGTCGCGGTACTTCTCCAGCAGCGACGGCAATTCATCGCGTCCGAGGCTGCCACCGTCGAGCACGGCGACCGGGTCGCGGCCCTGATCGGCCAGATGCTCGACGAGGATGAAGGTGA
The window above is part of the Pseudomonas prosekii genome. Proteins encoded here:
- a CDS encoding paraquat-inducible protein A, yielding MPDPVDAPRLSDLPLDDLIACHECDLLMRKPELAHGEKALCPRCGYELYAHRHNVIQRSLALVIAALLLYIPANFLPIMQLNLLGQTSQDTVWSGVLGLFNTGMQGVAVVVFLCSMGIPLLKLVCQLAVLLSIRFNVGRSYGLLLYRIYHHLRDWGMLEVYLMGVLVAIVKLADMAAITVSLGLACFISLLLVQVWLEVVMSPHQIWQALSGEDAHAGD
- a CDS encoding paraquat-inducible protein A, which codes for MRAIDAGILMCIECHELNKQQPDIDEQICTRCGAQVHARRPNSLKRTWALLVTAAILYIPANMLPIMTVSSLGKGDPSTIMSGVIQLVQHGMIPIAAVVFIASILVPTFKLVGIALLLFSVQRRQPLSARQRIVMYRFIEFIGRWSMLDIFVIAILVAVVNFGRLASVEANLGAIAFASVVILTMLAAVTFDPRLIWDNTESDDDHD
- a CDS encoding PqiB family protein codes for the protein MTDLPTAKTRPASNWSAIWVLPLIALIIGGWLGWRAYNETGIEIQVRFESGEGIQANKTEVVYKGMSVGKVKTLKLDDEGSSKGVIATVEMNKDVEQYLKTSTRFWLVKPSVSLAGITGLETLVSGNYVAISPGEGEPTRKFKALAEEPPLSDSKPGLHLTIKADRLGSLNRGSPVFYKQIKVGQVKSYLLSEDQSTVELKVFIEPTYASLVRKHTRFWNSSGISIDANLSGVKIRSESLASIVAGGIAFATPENRKDSPATDPSLPFRLYEDFDAAAAGIRVKVKLSDFEGLQAGRTPVMYKGIQVGNLKALKIDPDLSAATAELTLDPLAEDYLVAGTQFWVVKPSISLAGITGLEALVKGNYIAIRPGDKGGEPQREFVARPKAPPLDLRSPGLHLVLFTESLGSLEVGSPILYKQVKVGSVQSYQFSKTKKQLIIGVHIEKEYEGLVNASTRFWNASGVTLSGGLTGGIQVKSESLQSLMAGGIAFETPEAKAPLQKKIPRFRLFPSHDEANQKGAVVTIKVDRADGLRTGTPIRFKGLDVGKIEDVDLTDDLQSVILTARITEVPERIARVGSQFWVVKPELGLIKTSNLETLVTGQYIEVQPAAKNQGPQKNFVALANPPELTKAEAGLSLVLSAARRGSLKTGVPVTYREITVGKVTGYELGQTADRVLVHILIEPKYAPLVRSGTRFWNSSGFGFDYGLFKGATMRTESLETLIQGGIAFATPDGERMGNPARPEQTFPLFDKFEDEWLTWAPKISLGK
- the mksF gene encoding Mks condensin complex protein MksF, which translates into the protein MSKERYGIRRFALLNTAGYSLGLFPLEEPLSVYGANNLGKSASINALQFPILARMSDMSFGKYSLEQSRRFYFASDTSYILVEVSLPHGPHVIGVVGRGPGGGFGHQFFAYAGKLDLAHYQKNDTCLRQKELFTNLEREGLKAYELKPDELRRLLVGGHTSVPLDLTLIPLRSTSEQSLKTFRALFINLLHMREITAAKLKQLFLDAFEHSLRSGSVDYIAACEEAFRDVRRMEQDYNSLVTAGPLVEALASGVAQRNILRGKLHRISPLLDSLLGTWSDYASARKEELTIQAEHYRNEQDALQNDQRGGTQELMRLEREITGIQRWLGELSVLKHRFALVTDVKVLEQQLLAAKDAHDELAGALAQSRQFSAEDLEERLRELEKRLKSVKQQLDHADNNSYARLREEFSQQDVERLMRLFNSALFSLPLGEHGITLDEDGQWVKSLELILDGFKGERFEVPGLSIDISHIEPPALQALADRAALRDQKERLDKELKQLKTQQAVAADRAASKTQTEALYQQVLDAQKALEDFRRAQTLSAEEDDKLEQLAQMEAAQEELKRSSDAFTERVQQLSAKLQLVGRQIGDMEAKQRTLDDALRRRQLLPADLPFGTPFMDPIDDSMDNLLPLLNDYQDSWQGLQRSDGQIEALYAQVRLKGVAKFDSEDDMERRLQLLINAYAHRTDEALTLGKARRAAVTDIARTLRNIRSDYDSLEHQLALFNREINKRQVSNLQSFRIVLAPNKEALKHIDQIIHSAGQYEEGETLSVFDLSRSADQDNKNEEAKEYLARLVAANHNQLGLKDLFELAFEITKVNGQPVIHTDIDGAASNGTTMTIKALTNMYLLLHLMDRDQAGRVRLPYYLDEAADIDEKNQAALLETSLQLGFVPILASVKPQVCASVAIDLEGGSGPNGIYIDESDWKYIRRHDEVKAPVNVGADEPELDAV
- the mksE gene encoding Mks condensin complex protein MksE, whose product is MHLDLSELSQLAPIFRELFKGYHVSRRDPELYAQLSNFQDQYRTLFRALGFELVCDTRGFYYFVPELAAAAVNKTAQRLALFTFILVEHLADQGRDPVAVLDGGSLGRDELPSLLEKYRDLFIQAEVQTVEELEEKIMRRMTQLGFAGEENGIYRFLPPMHRFLDVCLSVQQDRDLAASLHSVLPLPVPVLIDDDSDEKLLETDDPLDLSDFAEESEEDAMARAIAEEQETDA